From Xylocopilactobacillus apis, a single genomic window includes:
- the adhE gene encoding bifunctional acetaldehyde-CoA/alcohol dehydrogenase, with the protein MDTTKRAPKKALTEKEKSRLEEEAQSHIQELVDRSKKAEDLFSTYTQEQVDKIVAAMALAASEHSLELAHEAYDETDRGVVEDKDTKNRFASESIYHAIKDDKTVGVVSENSVKGQVKIAAPLGILAAVTPTTNPTSTTIFKSILAAKTRNTVIFAFHPQAQGCSSHAAKIVYDAGVAAGAPKDFILWVEKPSIQATAALMKNPSIAAILATGGPAMVHTALTSGNPSMGVGAGNGAVFIDHTANIQRAVEDLLISKRFDNGMICATENSVVVEAPVYKEFLSKLEDLGSYVVPKKDYKKIEDFVFNDTHHVNGPIAGKSAKWIAEQSGVKLPEGKDVMLFELDQKNIGEKLSSEKLTPLLSVYKAKDRENGIKIVQDLLNYQGAGHNAAIQIGSQIDPFVKEYADAIGAARILVNQPDSIGGIGDLYTDAMRPSLTLGTGSWGKNSLSHNLSTSDLLNIKTVARRRNRPQWVRIPKDIYYERNSITYLQDITKMDRAFIVADPGMVQFGFVEKVMEQLELRSEPIKTSLYGTIQPDPTLGQAIEVARQMAQFKPDTVIALGGGSALDAAKIARYMYEYSFEHEGILDDMAALKELFTELQQKFMDIRKRIVKFDEPKHSQMIAIPTTSGTGSEVTPFAVITDDETHVKYPLADYELTPQIAIIDPELVMTVPKRTVAWSGLDALSHSLESYVSVMSSEFTRPWALQAIKLIFENLSTSYHYDPKNPTKEGEEARVKMHYAATLAGMSFGNAFLGINHSLAHKTGGEFGLPHGLAISIAMQHVIRFNAVTGNVKRSPFPRYEVYTAQKDYADIARSLGLKGKNDAELVDSLIKEIQKLAASVEVDTTLSGNGVTKKDFNAALDKLVDLVYNDQCTPANPRQPHLEEIRQLLIDQF; encoded by the coding sequence ATGGATACAACTAAAAGAGCCCCAAAAAAAGCTTTAACAGAAAAAGAAAAGTCTAGACTTGAAGAAGAAGCTCAATCCCATATTCAAGAATTAGTGGATCGCAGTAAAAAAGCTGAAGATCTTTTCTCAACATATACTCAAGAACAAGTTGATAAGATTGTTGCAGCGATGGCTTTAGCTGCAAGTGAGCATTCACTCGAGTTAGCACATGAAGCTTATGATGAAACAGATCGTGGAGTTGTTGAAGATAAAGACACCAAGAATCGTTTTGCTTCAGAATCGATTTATCATGCAATAAAAGATGATAAGACGGTCGGAGTTGTTAGTGAAAACTCCGTTAAAGGTCAAGTAAAAATAGCTGCGCCTTTAGGAATTTTAGCAGCTGTTACTCCTACAACAAATCCAACTTCGACAACAATTTTTAAATCTATCCTCGCTGCAAAGACGAGAAATACAGTTATTTTTGCTTTTCATCCTCAAGCTCAAGGATGTTCATCCCATGCTGCAAAAATTGTTTATGATGCAGGTGTTGCAGCAGGGGCACCAAAAGATTTTATTTTATGGGTTGAGAAACCTAGTATTCAGGCGACAGCAGCTTTGATGAAAAACCCAAGTATTGCTGCAATTCTAGCAACTGGTGGTCCAGCAATGGTTCATACTGCACTGACTTCTGGAAATCCATCAATGGGCGTTGGTGCCGGGAATGGGGCAGTTTTCATCGATCATACTGCTAATATTCAAAGAGCTGTTGAAGACTTATTAATTTCTAAAAGATTTGATAATGGTATGATTTGTGCAACCGAAAATTCAGTTGTTGTTGAAGCCCCAGTTTACAAAGAATTTTTAAGTAAACTTGAGGATTTAGGCTCTTATGTAGTTCCTAAAAAAGATTACAAAAAAATTGAAGATTTTGTCTTTAATGATACTCATCACGTTAATGGTCCAATTGCTGGAAAATCTGCAAAATGGATTGCTGAACAATCAGGGGTAAAATTACCTGAAGGTAAAGATGTGATGTTATTTGAACTTGATCAAAAAAATATTGGTGAAAAATTATCATCTGAAAAACTTACACCGTTACTTTCAGTTTATAAGGCAAAAGATCGCGAAAACGGAATTAAAATCGTTCAAGATCTTTTAAATTATCAGGGTGCCGGTCACAATGCTGCAATTCAGATTGGTTCGCAAATTGACCCATTTGTTAAAGAATATGCTGATGCAATTGGGGCAGCTAGAATTTTAGTTAATCAACCTGATTCAATTGGTGGAATCGGAGATTTATATACAGATGCTATGCGCCCAAGTTTAACTTTGGGCACTGGTTCGTGGGGTAAAAATTCATTGTCACATAACTTATCAACTTCAGATCTATTAAATATTAAAACAGTTGCTCGTCGTCGTAATCGGCCTCAATGGGTTCGGATTCCTAAAGATATTTATTATGAAAGAAATTCAATAACATATTTACAAGACATAACTAAAATGGATCGAGCTTTTATCGTAGCTGATCCAGGAATGGTTCAATTTGGTTTTGTTGAAAAAGTAATGGAACAGTTAGAACTTCGTAGTGAACCAATTAAAACTTCACTTTATGGCACAATTCAGCCTGATCCTACTCTTGGTCAAGCAATAGAAGTTGCTCGTCAAATGGCCCAATTTAAGCCTGATACAGTCATTGCACTTGGTGGTGGTTCAGCACTTGATGCAGCTAAAATTGCTCGTTATATGTATGAATACTCTTTTGAACATGAAGGCATCTTGGACGATATGGCTGCTTTAAAAGAGTTATTTACTGAGTTACAACAGAAATTTATGGATATCCGTAAGCGAATTGTTAAATTTGACGAACCAAAACATAGTCAAATGATTGCCATTCCTACTACTTCAGGAACTGGTTCAGAGGTAACTCCTTTTGCGGTAATCACTGATGATGAAACTCATGTTAAATATCCTTTAGCTGATTATGAATTAACTCCTCAAATTGCAATCATTGATCCTGAATTAGTTATGACTGTACCGAAGAGGACGGTTGCTTGGTCTGGACTTGATGCTCTGTCTCATTCATTAGAAAGCTATGTTTCAGTAATGTCATCAGAATTTACTCGTCCGTGGGCATTGCAGGCAATTAAATTGATTTTTGAAAACTTGTCAACATCTTATCATTACGATCCTAAAAATCCGACAAAAGAAGGGGAAGAAGCACGAGTTAAGATGCATTATGCTGCAACACTTGCGGGAATGAGTTTTGGTAATGCATTTCTTGGAATTAATCATTCACTAGCTCACAAAACTGGTGGAGAGTTTGGTCTACCTCACGGTTTAGCAATTTCCATTGCGATGCAGCATGTTATTAGATTTAACGCAGTAACAGGTAACGTTAAACGCAGTCCGTTTCCTAGATATGAAGTTTATACGGCTCAAAAAGATTATGCTGATATTGCTCGTTCGCTTGGACTTAAAGGCAAAAATGATGCTGAATTAGTTGATTCTTTGATTAAGGAAATCCAAAAGTTAGCTGCTTCGGTTGAAGTAGATACAACTTTAAGTGGAAATGGTGTAACCAAGAAAGACTTTAATGCAGCTTTAGATAAACTAGTTGATTTAGTTTATAACGATCAATGTACACCTGCTAACCCACGACAGCCTCATCTAGAAGAAATTAGACAACTACTAATTGATCAGTTTTAA
- the rlmH gene encoding 23S rRNA (pseudouridine(1915)-N(3))-methyltransferase RlmH, with protein MLKIKIIAVGKVKEKFFQAGIDEYLKRMQPFCKAEIIMVNETKFSGNPNDQQIKQIVNSETLRINEYIKPDDYVIATKLQGKQLTSVEFAKKISDIEMTSSSIDFIIGGSYGLPNDFPCDFSLSFSKMTFPHQLFRLILCEQIYRSLMINGNRHYHK; from the coding sequence GTGTTAAAAATTAAAATTATCGCAGTTGGTAAAGTTAAAGAAAAATTTTTTCAAGCGGGAATTGATGAATATTTAAAAAGAATGCAGCCATTTTGTAAAGCTGAAATAATTATGGTCAATGAAACAAAATTTTCTGGTAATCCAAATGATCAGCAAATTAAACAAATTGTGAATTCAGAAACTTTAAGAATAAATGAATATATAAAGCCTGATGATTATGTAATAGCAACCAAACTTCAAGGTAAACAGCTGACTTCAGTTGAATTCGCAAAAAAGATTTCCGATATTGAAATGACATCTTCGTCCATTGATTTTATTATTGGCGGTTCTTATGGACTTCCAAATGATTTTCCTTGTGATTTTTCATTATCGTTTAGCAAAATGACTTTTCCTCATCAATTATTTCGGTTAATTCTTTGTGAACAAATTTATCGCTCTTTAATGATTAACGGTAACCGCCATTATCACAAATAA
- a CDS encoding S1C family serine protease has product MNSENNGTEPNSNFNRSSINNEPNNKKGIGTTTLIIVVIIAALIGGGVGGGVVNLLNNQNQTVKTTTGQTTTPTKVSSVVVKESSSSVKAFDKVKGAVVSVINLQKQKSTDSLFGGIFGSPNGGSNNSSGKLEESSEGSGVIYQKSNGKAYVATNNHVVAGSDKLEVLLSDGSKINAKLLGTDSVTDLAVLEIDASKINTVAQFGNSNDIKPGQQVLAIGSPMGSKFATSVTKGIVSAKSRTIDVTDEDTGQTTGQATVIQTDAAINPGNSGGALINVSGQVIGITSMKLSGGTNSATVEGMGFAIPSNEVVQIVNQLEKNGKVARPALGVSPVDLSDVSSTQQSSVLHLPSSVKTGVVVVSLTSHSPADKAGVKQYDVIYEIDGNKVTSVVDLRSQLYKYQIGDTITLSIYRGSKKMNIKVKLTQEAKQEITVKQQGNN; this is encoded by the coding sequence ATGAACTCAGAAAATAATGGAACGGAACCAAATTCGAACTTTAATCGTAGTTCAATAAATAATGAACCAAATAACAAGAAAGGGATTGGAACCACAACCCTGATAATCGTTGTTATAATTGCTGCTCTGATTGGCGGTGGTGTTGGTGGAGGTGTTGTAAATCTATTAAATAATCAAAATCAAACAGTTAAAACAACAACGGGTCAAACGACCACACCAACCAAAGTCAGTAGTGTTGTAGTCAAAGAAAGTTCTAGTTCAGTAAAAGCTTTTGATAAAGTTAAAGGTGCTGTTGTCTCAGTAATTAACCTTCAAAAGCAAAAATCAACGGATAGTTTATTTGGAGGAATATTCGGCAGTCCTAACGGAGGTTCTAATAATTCTTCAGGTAAGTTGGAAGAATCCAGTGAAGGTTCTGGTGTTATTTATCAAAAAAGTAATGGTAAAGCTTATGTTGCTACTAACAATCACGTTGTTGCAGGATCAGATAAGCTTGAAGTTCTTCTTAGTGATGGATCAAAAATAAATGCTAAACTTTTAGGTACTGATTCAGTAACTGACCTAGCAGTGCTTGAAATTGATGCATCAAAGATAAATACTGTTGCACAATTTGGAAATTCAAACGATATTAAACCGGGACAGCAAGTACTGGCAATTGGTTCTCCAATGGGTAGCAAGTTTGCAACTTCTGTTACTAAAGGAATTGTATCTGCTAAATCTAGAACTATTGACGTAACAGACGAAGATACAGGACAAACTACCGGTCAGGCTACAGTCATTCAAACTGATGCTGCTATAAACCCTGGTAATTCTGGGGGTGCATTAATTAATGTTAGCGGTCAAGTTATTGGGATTACTTCAATGAAGCTTTCTGGTGGAACAAACAGTGCAACTGTTGAAGGAATGGGCTTTGCAATTCCAAGTAACGAAGTAGTCCAAATCGTTAATCAGTTAGAAAAGAATGGTAAAGTTGCTCGCCCTGCATTAGGGGTTTCACCTGTTGATCTTTCTGATGTATCATCAACTCAGCAATCTTCTGTTTTACATTTGCCATCTTCTGTTAAAACTGGTGTTGTGGTAGTTTCCCTAACTAGTCATTCACCTGCAGACAAAGCTGGAGTTAAACAGTATGATGTAATTTACGAAATTGATGGAAACAAAGTTACTTCAGTTGTTGATTTAAGATCACAGCTTTATAAATACCAAATTGGGGATACAATTACTTTAAGCATCTATCGTGGCAGTAAGAAGATGAATATTAAAGTTAAGTTGACCCAAGAGGCTAAACAAGAAATTACTGTAAAACAACAGGGAAATAACTAA
- a CDS encoding MBL fold metallo-hydrolase, with amino-acid sequence MYVSILASSSKGNAAYIETDKEKILVDAGLSAKKIQNALIEIGRNMQDIHHLFVTHEHSDHIRGVGVLARRYPKLMIYANLKTIKIMETKVGQISTEQLIDFEPGQTISIGDVDVESFAVSHDAVLPQFYQFHCENKSFAILTDTGYVSDKIKYKIRNANMYLFESNHDLEMLRMGMYPWPLKQRILSDRGHLSNDESGDALTDLIGLDTKKIFLGHLSPENNLKPLAKLTVSNILEENGFGVGHDFEILDTDSKLPTKLLKV; translated from the coding sequence ATGTACGTTAGTATTCTAGCAAGCTCAAGTAAGGGCAATGCTGCTTATATTGAGACTGATAAAGAAAAAATTTTAGTTGATGCCGGACTTTCGGCTAAAAAAATTCAAAATGCATTGATAGAAATTGGCAGAAATATGCAGGACATTCACCATCTTTTTGTTACTCATGAACATAGTGATCATATTCGAGGAGTGGGTGTGCTGGCTCGTCGATATCCCAAATTAATGATCTATGCCAATTTAAAAACAATTAAAATTATGGAAACAAAAGTTGGACAAATTTCTACAGAACAGTTAATTGATTTTGAACCTGGTCAGACAATTTCAATTGGTGATGTGGATGTTGAAAGTTTTGCTGTTTCTCATGACGCTGTTTTACCCCAATTCTACCAATTTCATTGTGAAAATAAGTCTTTTGCAATTTTAACTGATACCGGTTATGTTTCTGATAAAATCAAGTACAAAATTCGTAATGCGAATATGTACTTATTTGAAAGTAACCATGATTTAGAAATGCTACGAATGGGGATGTATCCTTGGCCGTTAAAACAGAGAATTTTAAGTGATCGAGGTCATTTATCAAATGATGAGAGTGGCGATGCTTTAACTGATTTGATTGGACTTGACACCAAGAAGATTTTTTTAGGACATTTGTCGCCTGAAAATAATTTAAAACCTCTTGCTAAATTAACGGTTTCCAATATTTTGGAAGAAAATGGTTTTGGGGTGGGTCATGATTTTGAAATTTTAGATACTGACTCAAAGTTACCAACAAAATTATTAAAAGTTTAA
- a CDS encoding two-component system regulatory protein YycI, whose product MNFKKIELVFIFVFFFLDLFLFFNFKQSTNVQTISEKETTVADTIDEMRKDNISIPKVSSKREQKGYLLSYSHVGGANSEGSDSNNSNLKQKTVILNTPLSLKKNKIEVLKKFVRNSHEVPNGKDYEYSDNLSSDKHIVFVQKFKENFFYDLNGQISFDIKDNIITDFKASHIDSLIESKETEAIISEEDAVVKLYTLNELPNNTRIIWQKLAYSWMLEANNVSVYVPTWFIAVQNKRTKSVTIEKINAFTGAPWKANF is encoded by the coding sequence GTGAATTTTAAAAAGATTGAACTTGTTTTTATTTTTGTTTTCTTTTTCCTTGATCTTTTCCTTTTTTTTAATTTTAAACAGAGCACGAACGTTCAAACAATTTCTGAAAAAGAAACAACGGTTGCAGATACGATTGATGAAATGCGCAAAGATAATATTTCAATTCCAAAAGTTTCTTCTAAAAGAGAGCAAAAAGGGTACCTTTTATCTTATTCGCACGTTGGTGGCGCAAACTCTGAGGGTTCAGATAGTAACAATTCTAATTTAAAACAAAAAACAGTGATTTTAAACACTCCGTTAAGTTTAAAAAAGAATAAAATTGAAGTATTAAAAAAGTTTGTTAGAAATAGTCATGAGGTGCCTAATGGTAAAGATTATGAATATAGTGATAATTTAAGTTCAGACAAACATATCGTTTTTGTTCAAAAGTTTAAAGAAAATTTTTTTTATGATTTAAATGGTCAAATTTCGTTTGATATAAAAGATAATATTATTACAGACTTCAAAGCATCTCATATTGATAGTTTGATTGAATCAAAAGAAACCGAAGCAATTATTTCAGAAGAAGATGCGGTTGTTAAACTTTATACTTTAAATGAATTACCTAATAATACAAGAATTATTTGGCAGAAGTTAGCTTACTCATGGATGTTAGAAGCTAATAATGTTTCGGTTTATGTTCCAACCTGGTTTATTGCAGTACAAAATAAAAGAACAAAAAGTGTAACCATAGAAAAGATTAACGCCTTTACTGGCGCTCCTTGGAAGGCAAACTTTTAA